The genomic DNA cctaacccctgaaaattttatcttattttccccctaaaagtttaaaaactaacattttcttccctaagccaagtttgaaaaaatcatatttcccccctaaggtttagttttaaaatctaatcACCTTTTCCAGCACCATCGTCaaccgtctctccctcccgaaggcTCTTCATTCTCTGACGAGCTGCCTCacctccaccccaacccatctgaCATCTAAAACGTCATCTtggaagatgatcatcttcctggatgaagacgagtcgtcttgtcttcgtctgggaagacaattcCTCTTCCTAGATGACGTTTTTGGATGCTAGAGGGGTTAGGGTGGAGGTGAGGCAGCTCGTCAGAGGATGGGGAGCTgtcaggagggagagacgacccACGATGGCACCAGAGAAGGTGAtcagattttgaaactaaaccttagggggggaatgtgatttttttaaaacttggtttaggaaagaaaagttagtttttaaacttttagggggggaaatgaaattatatttaagtttattttttatattaaataaaaaataacgattttactcttaaaattaacagatttaaacgGTCATGGtaggtaaatggtattttcaaagttaacgggagGAACTTTGCGAAattagcataccttgggtgggaattagtccttTGGTCTTTTggttaataatgtaaaatagtGAGTTTCAAACAAAACAGATCATTACATAATAAAGGATAGTGAGTCACAAAAAAAGTAGAAGTTTCACTTAgactttcaattttctttcctattctttattttttgttttctctttcatcaAAACCTGCATTTTGCATTCATCAAATTTCTTCAATGTTTGTTCTggatagtttaattcaatataatctttaattaatttttaattcaaaatcactctatCACAAGATgatagattatatatatttccaatACTACACTCaatattgagtatatatatttttattgttgtgtAATTATCCTTACAAATACttctctcttaaaatttttatatatataggaggtcaattaatcttttctttgagattatatttaattaaattatccacTAGTTTCATAACTCAATATCATTAGGTGTGTGTTgtctaaaaaatttcatcaagatgatgaaaataaagGGAGATATCTTTAAGGAGAGACCTTTAGAATAAAGGTGACTCAACTAATGAAGTTATGTTTAAAGGGTGATGCTGAAGATAAAGGGAGTTATAAATTccctttaaattattaagtatattattatgaaatttgagtttaattattatacattatttataatagtcCTACCATATAATATTCaatctaatataatttaaaaaacttactaCAATCCAATACAACGTTCCAAATGCTcctaaaaaatcacaaataggCAAGACACTATAAGGGCAAGgctatttgttaagtttataaaaattaaaattttaatccacaCGTCTTTTACTTCtaaaatgaaatatgtatactcatatttaatttttaagtcttttgaatggtatattaaaagttataaagtttgaagattcagaatttatagaaaatgaattggCGTTATAAGAAGACAGAAAAAGTGAGAGAGATAGACTTACTTGACGGTGATCGTCTGCTACAGTTCTCTCAATTTTCAAGAAGTGAGCATCtgtcatctctaattttaattttaaacaattagaGAAGTCGATTATGTCAAAAACAGAATCCATACGTAGGAATAAACTTGATACTGATTCAAGAGAAACACAATTCACTGCTATAATTTGCACTAGACTGCTTGGAAGCTCCGGTAAGTATTTAAGCCTCTGACAATTACTTAAAGAAAGCCCTTCCAGGTTAGACAGGTTTTTGATGCTCTCTGGTAGCGTCTCCAAATTGTTTTGGTCAAGATCTAAACTTCCTAGTGAGAGTAATTCGCCAATAGTGTTGGGTAACACTTCAATGCAACAATTAATCAGACATAGCTCTTGGATTCTTTGGAAGACAGATAAATCGACGAGTGGGATACCCAATTGCTTTTGCATCTTACATCTTGTCAAAGATAATGTCTTCAGGTTGGTCAAACTTGCCATAAATGTTGCTATTTCTGCAAAAGAAATTCCCTCCAGTATCAGTTCCTCCAGAGTTTGTAAATTTCCCATGTCATTAGGCAATCTATCAAGATTGGAACAACCCGAGAGACAAAGATATTTAAGGGATTTCAACTCACAAATACTATTTGGTAATCTCTCAAGCCTTGAACATTTTCTAAGACTTAATTTTACTAGTCTAAATAAATGCCCTATTGATGGAAGTTCTTTAATGGCAGTTTCATCTAGATATAACTTTTCAATTGTATTAGGGAGATTTGGAACTTTTTCGAGATTTGAGCAACCAGAGAGATAAACTTTTCGAAGAGACTGGCAACTATCACTAATTGGAAGATTATTAAAGCTTCTGCATCCTCGTAGATTCAAGATAACAAGTTTATGGAGATTATGGATAGATGAGAAACTCTCAAGCAAATTTGTACAATCTTCAAGATTCAAGCTCTCAAGATTTGGCATAAGTGACAAATCTGGTATTTTGCATAGATGCTTAGAGTGACTGAGgccaatatatttcaaattaacaagaacctgtcaaaaaaagaaaaaaaaattaaattaaatgaagtaAAGCTAGAAACATAACTAATTTGCaaaaaattgcaatttaaa from Mangifera indica cultivar Alphonso chromosome 16, CATAS_Mindica_2.1, whole genome shotgun sequence includes the following:
- the LOC123198971 gene encoding disease resistance-like protein DSC1 yields the protein MTHGTRAIRSICLDISKVEELHLNPEAFNKMPNLRFLKFYGSEHGKKMLESDSSAFRRILRWLKRENSNDGKVHGFEKLKFDFYEIRHFCFHGYPAKSLPPNFNPKNLVALCMPNSKVKKLWTSNQHLCKIPDLSLMPNLESLNLEDCTNLLESFSSIHNLHKLVILNLRGCRSFNNLPISDSCQSLRKVYLSGCSNLEKVPNLPNTIEKLYLDETAIKELPSIGHLFRLVKLSLRKCSRLERLPNSICELKSLKYLCLSGCSNLDRLPNDMGNLQTLEELILEGISFAEIATFMASLTNLKTLSLTRCKMQKQLGIPLVDLSVFQRIQELCLINCCIEVLPNTIGELLSLGSLDLDQNNLETLPESIKNLSNLEGLSLSNCQRLKYLPELPSSLVQIIAVNCVSLESVSSLFLRMDSVFDIIDFSNCLKLKLEMTDAHFLKIERTVADDHRQEHLERCIGL